From one Streptomyces sp. N50 genomic stretch:
- a CDS encoding glycoside hydrolase family 10 protein: MGRLSRRAFAMAALSTLATTGSAAADTGYAQRPAGRPRGVTEMRGVWLATVANRDWPSRPGLTAAQQRTELIAHLDTAVRDRLNTVMFQVRPTADALWPSPYEPWSQYLTGTQGQDPGWDPLGTAVEEAHVRGLQLHAWFNPYRIANNTDLTKLVASHPARKHPDWVVAYGGKLYYNPGLPQVRAFVEDAILDAVKRYPVDGVHFDDYFYPYPVAGQTFDDDAAYDKYGGGFADRAAWRRDNIDKLIRETAARIQQIRPGTRFGISPFGVWRNIATDPRGSDTRAGVQTYDDLCADTRTWVRENWIDYIVPQLYWNIGFAAADYAKLVPWWAEVARGTKTRLYAGEALYKAGDPAQPAAWQDPAELSRHLTLAAKYPEVGGHVFFAARDVAVDSFGAMARVVADHYQEPAKAPR, translated from the coding sequence ATGGGGCGATTGTCACGTCGGGCGTTCGCGATGGCCGCGCTGTCGACGCTGGCCACGACGGGCAGCGCGGCGGCCGACACCGGGTACGCGCAGAGGCCGGCAGGTCGTCCGCGCGGGGTCACCGAGATGCGGGGCGTGTGGCTGGCGACGGTCGCCAACCGCGACTGGCCCTCCCGCCCGGGGCTCACCGCGGCACAGCAGCGCACCGAACTGATCGCCCACCTCGACACGGCTGTCCGCGACCGCCTCAACACGGTGATGTTCCAAGTACGGCCCACCGCCGACGCGTTGTGGCCCTCGCCGTACGAGCCCTGGTCGCAGTACCTGACCGGCACCCAGGGCCAGGACCCCGGCTGGGACCCGCTCGGGACGGCCGTGGAAGAGGCTCATGTGCGGGGGCTTCAGTTGCATGCCTGGTTCAACCCGTACCGGATCGCCAACAACACCGACCTGACCAAGCTCGTCGCCTCGCACCCCGCGCGCAAGCACCCGGACTGGGTGGTGGCGTACGGCGGGAAGCTCTACTACAACCCCGGGTTGCCCCAGGTCCGCGCCTTCGTAGAGGACGCGATCCTCGACGCGGTGAAGAGGTACCCCGTGGACGGGGTCCACTTCGACGATTACTTCTATCCGTACCCGGTGGCCGGACAGACCTTCGACGACGACGCGGCCTACGACAAGTACGGCGGCGGATTCGCCGATCGGGCCGCCTGGCGCCGCGACAACATCGACAAGCTGATCCGTGAGACCGCGGCCCGTATCCAGCAGATCCGCCCGGGCACGCGCTTCGGGATCAGCCCCTTCGGCGTGTGGCGCAACATCGCGACCGACCCGCGCGGCTCCGACACCCGGGCGGGGGTGCAGACGTACGACGACCTCTGCGCGGACACCCGCACGTGGGTGCGCGAGAACTGGATCGACTACATCGTCCCGCAGCTGTACTGGAACATCGGCTTCGCCGCCGCCGACTACGCGAAGCTGGTGCCCTGGTGGGCGGAGGTCGCGCGCGGCACGAAGACGCGGTTGTACGCGGGTGAGGCGCTGTACAAGGCGGGCGACCCGGCACAGCCCGCGGCCTGGCAGGACCCGGCCGAGCTGTCCCGGCACCTCACTCTCGCCGCGAAGTACCCCGAGGTCGGCGGGCATGTGTTCTTCGCGGCCCGGGATGTGGCCGTGGACTCGTTCGGGGCGATGGCACGCGTGGTCGCCGATCACTACCAGGAGCCCGCGAAGGCTCCGCGCTGA
- a CDS encoding ATP-binding protein, translating into MTVGTSSAPGARGVPRPSEARHDDLGIDPDELADGLVIADEHGHVVCFNAAAERITSLAASDALGQRLEKALPLEDLEGRRWWQLTDPYGGLAIRVRQPERNLLLPGGHEVLVTARYVRTEPLGPVRRVVVSLRDTEARRRTERSHAELIATVAHELRSPLTSVKGFTATLLAKWERFTDDQKRLMLETVDADANRVTRLIAELLDISRIDSGRLELRRQPVDMGAAVGRHIQAYVAAGQTADRFLLRVEQPLPDLWADPDKVDQVLSNLLENAVRHGEGTVTIDVTASASPREGEETGTSVTVSDEGPGIPEESMNRVFTRFWRGSKRGGTGLGLYIVKGIVEAHGGTITVGRAPGGGAEFRFTLPVGTPAYLQ; encoded by the coding sequence ATGACTGTCGGCACGAGCAGCGCGCCGGGAGCACGGGGTGTGCCCCGGCCGTCCGAGGCCCGGCACGACGACCTCGGCATCGATCCCGACGAACTGGCCGACGGTCTCGTGATCGCCGATGAGCACGGGCATGTCGTCTGCTTCAACGCCGCCGCCGAGCGCATCACCTCCCTCGCCGCCTCCGACGCCCTCGGGCAGCGGCTGGAGAAGGCCCTTCCGTTAGAGGACCTGGAAGGGCGCCGTTGGTGGCAACTGACCGATCCTTATGGCGGGTTGGCCATCCGGGTGCGGCAGCCCGAGCGGAATTTGTTGCTGCCCGGTGGTCATGAAGTCCTCGTCACCGCGCGCTATGTCCGTACCGAGCCTCTCGGGCCGGTTCGGCGGGTTGTCGTCTCCCTTCGTGATACCGAGGCCCGGCGTCGTACCGAGCGCAGTCACGCCGAGCTGATCGCCACCGTCGCGCACGAGCTGCGTTCGCCGCTCACCTCCGTCAAGGGGTTCACCGCCACCCTGCTCGCCAAGTGGGAACGTTTCACCGACGACCAGAAGCGGCTGATGCTGGAGACCGTCGACGCCGACGCCAACCGCGTCACCCGGCTCATCGCCGAGCTGCTCGACATCTCCCGCATCGACTCCGGGCGGCTGGAGCTGCGTCGCCAGCCCGTGGACATGGGCGCGGCCGTCGGCCGTCATATTCAGGCGTACGTCGCCGCGGGTCAGACCGCCGACCGGTTCCTGCTCCGCGTGGAACAGCCGTTGCCCGATCTGTGGGCCGACCCCGACAAGGTCGACCAGGTGCTGAGCAACCTGCTGGAAAATGCGGTGCGCCACGGCGAGGGAACCGTCACCATCGACGTCACGGCCTCCGCGTCCCCGCGTGAGGGCGAGGAGACCGGCACATCCGTGACGGTGAGCGACGAGGGCCCAGGCATCCCGGAGGAGTCCATGAACCGCGTGTTCACCCGCTTCTGGCGGGGCAGCAAGCGCGGCGGCACGGGACTTGGCCTGTACATCGTCAAGGGCATCGTCGAAGCCCACGGCGGCACCATCACGGTCGGCCGCGCCCCGGGCGGCGGCGCCGAGTTCCGATTTACGTTGCCCGTGGGCACCCCGGCGTATCTGCAGTAG
- a CDS encoding NUDIX hydrolase translates to MQWTKQNEQTVYSNRWFSVNLADVELPDGRHLDHFLIRLRPVAVATVVNEANEVLLLWRHRFITDSWGWELAAGVVEDGEDIARAAARELEEETGWRPGPLHHLMSVEPSNGLTDARHHIYWADEGEYTGHPVDDFESDRREWVPLKLVPDMVARGEVPAANMAAALLLLHHLRGAP, encoded by the coding sequence GTGCAGTGGACGAAACAGAACGAACAAACTGTGTACTCAAACCGCTGGTTCAGCGTCAATCTCGCGGATGTCGAACTACCCGACGGCCGACACCTCGACCACTTCCTCATACGGCTGCGTCCGGTGGCCGTGGCGACGGTGGTCAACGAGGCGAACGAAGTTCTCCTGCTGTGGCGGCACCGTTTCATCACCGACAGCTGGGGGTGGGAGCTCGCGGCCGGAGTCGTCGAGGACGGCGAGGACATCGCGCGCGCGGCCGCCAGGGAGCTGGAGGAAGAGACCGGCTGGCGGCCGGGGCCCCTGCACCACCTGATGAGCGTGGAGCCGTCCAACGGGCTCACGGACGCCCGGCACCACATCTACTGGGCCGACGAGGGCGAGTACACCGGACACCCCGTGGACGACTTCGAGTCGGACCGCCGGGAATGGGTGCCGCTCAAACTCGTACCCGACATGGTCGCCCGCGGGGAGGTCCCGGCCGCCAACATGGCGGCCGCACTACTGCTGTTGCACCACTTGAGGGGCGCCCCGTAG
- the rplT gene encoding 50S ribosomal protein L20, whose product MARVKRAVNAHKKRRAILEAASGYRGQRSRLYRKAKEQVTHSLVYNYNDRKKRKGDFRRLWIQRINAAARANGITYNRFIQGLNAANIEVDRKILAELAVNDAGAFAALVEVAQKALPSDVNAPKAA is encoded by the coding sequence GTGGCACGCGTCAAGCGGGCAGTCAACGCCCACAAGAAGCGCCGGGCGATCCTCGAAGCCGCCTCCGGCTACCGCGGTCAGCGTTCGCGTCTGTACCGCAAGGCCAAGGAGCAGGTCACCCACTCGCTGGTCTACAACTACAACGACCGCAAGAAGCGCAAGGGCGACTTCCGTCGGCTGTGGATCCAGCGCATCAACGCCGCTGCCCGCGCCAACGGCATCACGTACAACCGCTTCATCCAGGGTCTGAACGCGGCGAACATCGAGGTCGACCGCAAGATCCTTGCCGAGCTGGCTGTCAACGACGCCGGTGCGTTCGCTGCGCTGGTCGAGGTTGCGCAGAAGGCTCTGCCGAGCGATGTCAACGCGCCCAAGGCCGCGTGA
- the pheS gene encoding phenylalanine--tRNA ligase subunit alpha, protein MSAPNKSYDPVEVEALKPEEIERMRDEALAAFAAAGDLDALQEAKVAHTGGTSPLALANREIGALPPQAKAAAGKLVGQARGAVNKALAARQAELEADRDARVLVEEAVDVTLPYDRVPAGARHPLTTFMERVADVFVSMGYEIAEGPEVEAEWFNFDALNFTPDHPARQMQDTFFVQGPEGTEGDESGVVLRTHTSPVQARAMLDREPPVYIVCPGRVYRTDELDATHTPVFHQIELLAIDEGLTMADLKGTLDHMVQSLFGAEMKTRLRPNYFPFTEPSAEMDMLCYVCKGESVGNPDRPCRTCSSEGWIELGGCGMVNPRVLVACGVDPEKYSGFAFGFGIERMLMFRHNVEDMRDIVEGDVRFTRPFGMEI, encoded by the coding sequence ATGTCGGCACCGAATAAGTCGTACGACCCTGTAGAGGTCGAGGCCTTGAAACCGGAAGAGATCGAGCGCATGCGGGACGAGGCGCTCGCCGCCTTCGCCGCCGCCGGCGACCTCGACGCGCTCCAGGAGGCCAAGGTCGCCCACACCGGCGGCACCTCCCCCCTCGCCCTCGCCAACCGCGAGATCGGCGCGCTGCCCCCGCAGGCCAAGGCCGCGGCCGGCAAGCTCGTCGGCCAGGCCCGGGGCGCGGTGAACAAGGCCCTCGCCGCCCGCCAGGCCGAGCTGGAGGCCGACCGCGACGCCCGCGTCCTGGTCGAGGAGGCGGTGGACGTCACGCTGCCGTACGACCGTGTACCGGCCGGCGCCCGGCACCCGCTCACCACGTTCATGGAGCGCGTCGCCGACGTCTTCGTGTCCATGGGGTACGAGATCGCCGAGGGCCCCGAGGTCGAGGCGGAGTGGTTCAACTTCGACGCGCTCAACTTCACCCCGGACCACCCGGCCCGGCAGATGCAGGACACCTTCTTCGTCCAGGGCCCCGAGGGCACCGAGGGCGACGAGTCCGGTGTCGTCCTGCGGACGCATACCTCGCCCGTGCAGGCCCGCGCCATGCTGGACCGCGAGCCGCCGGTCTACATCGTGTGCCCCGGCCGCGTGTACCGCACGGACGAGCTGGACGCCACGCACACCCCGGTCTTCCACCAGATCGAGCTCCTCGCCATCGACGAGGGCCTGACCATGGCCGACCTCAAGGGCACCCTCGACCACATGGTCCAGTCGCTCTTCGGCGCGGAGATGAAGACCCGGCTGCGCCCGAACTACTTCCCCTTCACCGAGCCGTCCGCCGAGATGGACATGCTCTGCTACGTCTGCAAGGGCGAGTCCGTCGGCAACCCCGACCGCCCCTGCCGTACCTGCTCCTCCGAGGGCTGGATCGAGCTGGGCGGCTGCGGCATGGTCAATCCGCGCGTGCTCGTGGCCTGTGGTGTGGACCCGGAGAAGTACAGCGGATTCGCGTTCGGGTTCGGCATCGAGCGGATGCTGATGTTCCGCCACAACGTCGAAGACATGCGAGACATCGTCGAGGGCGACGTCCGGTTCACCCGGCCGTTCGGGATGGAGATCTGA
- the pheT gene encoding phenylalanine--tRNA ligase subunit beta has translation MRVPLSWLREYVDLPATETGRDVQAKLISVGLEVETVEQLGDGLKGPLVVGKVLTIEELEGFKKPIRFCTVDVGQANGTGEPQEIVCGARNFAVGDKVVVVLPGAVLPGDFAIAARKTYGKTSHGMICSGDELGMGDDGSHGIIVLPPEHEVGTDAIELLQLVDEVLDIAVTPDRGYALSIRGVARETATAYGLPLRDPALLDVPQPNAFGYPVQVADPMGCDRFTARTVTGLDPDARSPLWLTRRLQKAGMRPISLAVDITNYVMLELGQPLHAYDRSRVQGPIGVRRATQGEKLTTLDGAKRTLDAEDLVITDDRGPIGLAGVMGGANTEIDDTENTTTEVVVEAAHFDALSISRTARRHKLASEASKRFERGVDPQAASAAAQRTVDLLVLLAGGTADAGVTEVIAPSAPHTITIPADHPDKVAGVEYGRETVVRRLQEVGCDVYGQDELIVTVPSWRPDLTDPNDLAEEVIRLEGYENLPSTLPKPPAGRGLTDRQRLHRRIGRALAGAGYVEAPNYPFIGEHVFDQFGLTADDPNRKVVKLVNPLSDEEPALRTTLLPGLLGALRRNDGRGSHDLALFETGLVFHPREELKIAVRLPVDRRPTDEEITSLTEALPVQPRHAAVVLAGAREQAGWWGKGRPSDWADAVEAARVLAREAGTELVVRGGQYGPWHPGRCAELAVVVEGVEQVIGYAGELHPGVLKTLGLPARTSAMELDLDVLELASSGVPKGPKISTFPVATQDVALVVDVAVPHAGVEAALREGAGELLESIRLFDVYENAAQLGEGKKSLAYALRFRAADRTLTVDEASAARDAAVSLAAELTGAVLRG, from the coding sequence ATGCGCGTCCCGCTTTCTTGGCTGCGGGAGTACGTCGACCTGCCGGCGACGGAGACCGGCCGCGACGTCCAGGCCAAGCTCATTTCCGTGGGCCTTGAGGTGGAGACCGTCGAGCAGTTGGGCGACGGCCTCAAGGGCCCGCTCGTCGTCGGCAAGGTCCTCACGATCGAGGAGCTGGAGGGCTTCAAGAAGCCCATCCGCTTCTGCACGGTCGACGTCGGCCAGGCCAACGGCACCGGTGAGCCCCAGGAGATCGTCTGCGGCGCCCGCAACTTCGCCGTCGGTGACAAGGTCGTCGTGGTCCTCCCCGGCGCGGTCCTGCCGGGCGACTTCGCGATCGCCGCCCGCAAGACGTACGGCAAGACCTCGCACGGCATGATCTGCTCCGGCGACGAGCTGGGCATGGGCGACGACGGCTCGCACGGCATCATCGTGCTGCCGCCCGAGCACGAGGTCGGCACCGACGCCATCGAGCTGCTCCAGCTCGTCGACGAGGTCCTCGACATCGCCGTCACGCCCGACCGCGGCTACGCCCTGTCGATCCGCGGCGTCGCCCGCGAGACCGCCACCGCCTACGGCCTCCCGCTGCGCGACCCGGCCCTCCTGGACGTCCCGCAGCCGAACGCCTTCGGCTACCCGGTCCAGGTCGCCGACCCGATGGGCTGCGACCGCTTCACCGCCCGCACGGTCACCGGCCTCGACCCCGACGCCCGCTCCCCGCTCTGGCTCACGCGCCGCCTCCAGAAGGCGGGCATGCGCCCGATCTCGCTCGCCGTCGACATCACCAACTACGTGATGCTGGAGCTCGGCCAGCCCCTGCACGCCTACGACCGCTCCCGCGTCCAGGGACCGATCGGCGTGCGCCGGGCCACGCAGGGCGAGAAGCTCACCACCCTCGACGGCGCCAAGCGCACGCTGGACGCCGAGGACCTGGTGATCACCGACGACCGCGGCCCCATCGGCCTCGCGGGCGTCATGGGCGGTGCCAACACGGAGATCGACGACACCGAGAACACCACCACCGAGGTCGTCGTCGAGGCCGCGCACTTCGACGCGCTCTCCATCTCGCGTACGGCCCGCCGCCACAAGCTGGCCTCCGAGGCGTCCAAGCGCTTCGAGCGCGGCGTCGACCCGCAGGCCGCCTCGGCGGCAGCCCAGCGCACGGTGGACCTCCTGGTCCTCCTCGCCGGCGGCACGGCGGACGCGGGCGTCACCGAGGTCATCGCGCCCTCGGCCCCGCACACCATCACCATCCCGGCGGACCATCCGGACAAGGTCGCGGGTGTCGAGTACGGCCGCGAGACCGTCGTACGGCGTCTCCAGGAGGTCGGCTGCGACGTGTACGGGCAGGACGAGCTGATCGTCACCGTCCCGTCCTGGCGCCCCGACCTCACCGACCCGAACGACCTGGCCGAAGAGGTCATCCGTCTGGAGGGCTACGAGAACCTGCCCTCCACGCTCCCCAAGCCCCCCGCGGGCCGGGGCCTCACCGACCGCCAGCGCCTGCACCGCCGCATCGGCCGCGCGCTGGCCGGTGCCGGTTACGTCGAGGCGCCGAACTACCCCTTCATCGGCGAGCACGTCTTCGACCAGTTCGGCCTGACCGCCGACGACCCGAACCGCAAGGTCGTCAAGCTGGTCAACCCGCTCTCGGACGAGGAGCCGGCGCTTCGTACGACGCTGCTGCCGGGGCTGCTGGGTGCCTTGCGGCGCAATGATGGTCGGGGCTCGCACGACCTCGCGCTGTTCGAGACCGGGCTGGTCTTCCACCCGCGTGAAGAGCTGAAGATCGCGGTACGGCTGCCTGTCGACCGGCGTCCCACCGACGAGGAGATCACTTCTCTCACCGAGGCGCTGCCCGTCCAGCCCCGGCATGCCGCGGTCGTCCTCGCGGGCGCGCGTGAGCAGGCCGGGTGGTGGGGCAAGGGGCGTCCGTCCGACTGGGCCGACGCGGTCGAGGCGGCGCGGGTGCTGGCGCGTGAGGCCGGGACCGAACTCGTTGTGCGGGGTGGGCAGTACGGGCCCTGGCATCCGGGGCGGTGTGCGGAACTCGCCGTTGTCGTCGAGGGTGTTGAGCAAGTCATCGGGTACGCGGGGGAGTTGCACCCGGGTGTGCTGAAGACGCTGGGGCTGCCCGCGCGTACCAGTGCGATGGAACTCGACCTGGATGTCCTTGAGTTGGCGTCTTCGGGGGTTCCCAAGGGGCCGAAGATCTCGACGTTCCCTGTCGCTACGCAGGATGTCGCGCTCGTTGTCGATGTGGCTGTGCCGCATGCGGGTGTTGAGGCTGCGTTGCGTGAGGGGGCGGGTGAACTGCTGGAGTCGATCCGGCTGTTCGACGTCTATGAGAATGCCGCGCAGCTGGGCGAGGGCAAGAAGTCGCTGGCGTATGCGTTGCGGTTCCGGGCGGCTGATCGGACGTTGACTGTCGATGAGGCGTCTGCGGCTCGGGATGCGGCGGTTTCGCTTGCCGCTGAGCTGACCGGGGCTGTGCTGCGGGGGTGA
- the rpmI gene encoding 50S ribosomal protein L35: MPKNKSHSGASKRFKITGSGKVLRERAGKRHLLEHKSSRVTRRLTGTAEMAPGDAKKIKKLLGK; the protein is encoded by the coding sequence ATGCCGAAGAACAAGTCGCACAGCGGTGCCAGCAAGCGCTTCAAGATCACCGGCTCCGGCAAGGTGCTCCGCGAGCGTGCCGGCAAGCGCCACCTGCTCGAGCACAAGTCGTCCCGTGTGACGCGGCGCCTCACCGGCACTGCCGAGATGGCCCCGGGCGACGCCAAGAAGATCAAGAAGCTTCTCGGCAAGTGA
- a CDS encoding 3-hydroxybutyryl-CoA dehydrogenase — MTDIERVGVVGCGQMGAGIAEVCARSGLDVKVAETTGEALEIGRTRLFNSLAKAAERGKITAEELAETQARLSFTTDLGEFADRDLVIEAVVENEQVKTEIFQVLDQVVTRPDAILASNTSSIPLVRLAVATSRPDQVIGIHFFNPAPVQKLVELIPALTTSEGTLSRAQLFAEKALGKHAIRAQDRSGFVVNALLIPYLLSAIRMFESGIASREDIDNGMELGCAHPMGPLKLADLIGLDTVASVAFSMYEEYKEPLYAAPPLLQRMVDAGRLGRKSGSGFYTYA, encoded by the coding sequence GTGACCGACATCGAGCGCGTCGGAGTGGTCGGCTGCGGCCAGATGGGCGCGGGTATCGCCGAGGTGTGCGCCCGCTCCGGCCTGGACGTGAAGGTCGCCGAGACCACCGGCGAGGCCCTGGAGATCGGCCGGACCCGGCTGTTCAACTCGCTGGCCAAGGCCGCCGAGCGCGGCAAGATCACCGCCGAGGAGCTGGCGGAGACGCAGGCGCGGCTCAGCTTCACCACCGATCTCGGCGAGTTCGCCGACCGCGACCTCGTCATCGAGGCCGTCGTCGAGAACGAGCAGGTGAAGACCGAGATCTTCCAGGTGCTCGACCAGGTCGTGACCCGCCCCGACGCGATCCTGGCCTCCAACACCTCCTCGATCCCGCTGGTCCGGCTCGCGGTCGCCACCTCGCGCCCCGACCAGGTCATCGGCATCCACTTCTTCAACCCGGCGCCGGTGCAGAAGCTCGTCGAGCTGATCCCGGCGCTGACCACCTCCGAGGGCACGCTCAGCCGCGCCCAGCTGTTCGCCGAGAAGGCGCTCGGCAAGCACGCGATCCGCGCGCAGGACCGCTCCGGCTTCGTGGTCAACGCGCTGCTGATCCCCTATCTCCTGTCCGCGATCCGGATGTTCGAGTCGGGCATCGCCAGCCGCGAGGACATCGACAACGGCATGGAGCTCGGCTGCGCCCACCCGATGGGCCCGCTGAAGCTGGCCGACCTGATCGGTCTGGACACGGTCGCGTCGGTCGCCTTCTCGATGTACGAGGAGTACAAGGAGCCGCTCTACGCCGCTCCCCCGCTGCTCCAGCGCATGGTCGACGCGGGGCGCCTCGGCCGCAAGTCCGGCTCGGGGTTCTACACCTACGCCTGA
- a CDS encoding RNA methyltransferase, producing MSPHGPELISPRSARVAAARRLERRNFRSKERLFLAEGPQAVREAAGYKDTLVELFATVEAAERYADIVGEARDAGARVHLADEQVIADISTTVTPQGLVGVCRFLDTPFEEILRSRPKLVAVLANVRDPGNAGTVLRCADAAGAEAVVLTDASVDLYNPKAVRASVGSLFHLPVAVGVPVEQAVAGLKGIGVRILAADGAGDDDLDDELDQGTMGGPTAWVFGNEAWGLPEETRALADAVVRVPIHGKAESLNLATAAAVCLYASARAQRASGGCRSVTGS from the coding sequence ATGTCCCCTCACGGTCCCGAGCTCATCTCGCCCCGCTCCGCTCGCGTCGCCGCTGCTCGGCGGCTTGAGCGGCGGAATTTTCGGAGCAAGGAGCGGCTGTTTCTTGCCGAGGGGCCGCAGGCTGTGCGGGAAGCGGCGGGGTACAAGGACACGCTCGTTGAGTTGTTCGCGACCGTTGAGGCTGCCGAGCGGTACGCCGATATCGTCGGCGAGGCCCGTGATGCCGGTGCGCGCGTGCATCTCGCGGATGAGCAGGTCATCGCCGATATCTCTACGACTGTCACTCCGCAAGGGCTCGTCGGGGTTTGTCGGTTTCTCGACACTCCGTTCGAGGAGATCCTCCGTAGCCGCCCCAAGCTCGTTGCCGTTCTTGCCAATGTGCGCGACCCCGGGAACGCCGGCACCGTTCTGCGGTGTGCCGATGCCGCCGGGGCCGAGGCTGTCGTACTGACCGATGCTTCTGTCGATCTCTACAACCCCAAGGCCGTACGGGCTTCCGTGGGCTCCCTCTTTCACCTTCCCGTTGCTGTCGGGGTGCCCGTTGAGCAGGCTGTGGCCGGGCTCAAGGGGATCGGGGTGCGGATTCTTGCCGCTGATGGGGCCGGGGACGATGACCTCGATGACGAGCTGGATCAGGGGACCATGGGTGGGCCCACCGCCTGGGTGTTCGGGAACGAGGCGTGGGGGCTTCCGGAAGAGACCCGGGCGCTTGCGGACGCCGTTGTGCGGGTTCCGATCCACGGGAAGGCCGAGAGCCTGAACCTCGCCACCGCCGCCGCCGTATGTCTCTATGCGTCGGCGCGTGCACAGCGCGCCTCCGGAGGGTGCCGCTCTGTCACCGGCAGCTAG
- a CDS encoding PP2C family protein-serine/threonine phosphatase: MIRIKAGVPRRTRPRTRARRPLRRALALGLPTVWGAMAITYKLTCPLAQQNSLGARIVTSAVFFAVGTGLIVQVRRSLLRELREIRQIAGAAQNALLRPLPPRLDGLNIAAAQLSAERGAVVGGDLYEVIATEHGVRVVMGDVRGHGISAIGTVAAVLGSFREAAHDEPDLEGVLRRLERALARHLRERARAEHPASGGLDPDSPVAEEFVTVLLLEIGRDGEVRGLNCGHPWPYLLSGASVEPLARADPLPPLGPFPLPAELPFVCCGQLLVGEALFLYTDGAEDARDARGHFFPLREVLAGVASQHPLPAPQSVLGSVFTALLRHAGGTPTDDVAILVLSNDRKLAHPHLGARGCDISGSAAGARQATTAPHPTNDRQPNGV, encoded by the coding sequence ATGATCCGCATCAAGGCTGGGGTGCCCCGCAGGACGCGCCCGAGGACGCGTGCCCGCCGTCCGCTGCGCAGGGCGCTCGCCCTGGGGCTGCCCACGGTCTGGGGCGCCATGGCGATCACCTACAAACTCACCTGCCCGCTCGCCCAGCAGAACAGCCTGGGCGCCCGCATCGTCACCAGCGCGGTGTTCTTCGCGGTCGGCACCGGGCTCATCGTCCAGGTCCGCCGTTCCCTGCTCCGCGAACTCCGGGAGATCCGCCAGATCGCCGGCGCCGCGCAGAACGCCCTGCTGCGCCCACTCCCACCCCGCCTCGACGGGCTGAACATCGCCGCCGCCCAACTGTCCGCGGAGCGCGGTGCGGTGGTCGGCGGTGACCTGTACGAGGTGATCGCCACCGAGCACGGCGTCCGGGTCGTGATGGGCGATGTCCGCGGCCACGGCATCTCCGCGATCGGCACGGTCGCCGCCGTCCTCGGCAGTTTCCGCGAGGCCGCCCACGACGAACCCGACCTCGAAGGCGTCCTACGACGACTGGAGCGCGCCCTCGCCCGTCACCTCCGCGAACGCGCCCGCGCGGAACACCCCGCCTCGGGCGGCCTCGACCCCGACAGCCCGGTCGCCGAGGAGTTCGTCACCGTACTGCTGCTGGAGATCGGCAGAGATGGAGAGGTGCGGGGGCTCAATTGCGGTCACCCGTGGCCGTACTTGCTGAGCGGGGCGAGCGTCGAGCCACTTGCCCGGGCCGATCCCCTTCCGCCCCTCGGCCCGTTCCCGTTGCCGGCGGAGCTGCCGTTCGTCTGCTGCGGTCAACTCCTCGTGGGCGAGGCCCTGTTCCTCTACACGGACGGAGCGGAGGACGCCCGTGACGCGAGGGGTCACTTCTTCCCGTTGAGGGAGGTCTTGGCGGGGGTGGCGTCTCAACACCCGCTCCCGGCACCGCAGTCCGTACTGGGCTCAGTCTTCACGGCCCTGCTCCGCCACGCGGGCGGCACACCCACGGACGACGTAGCGATACTCGTCCTCAGCAATGACAGAAAGCTGGCGCATCCCCACCTAGGGGCGCGGGGCTGTGACATCAGCGGCTCCGCCGCGGGGGCGCGACAAGCCACGACGGCGCCGCACCCGACAAACGACCGACAGCCCAACGGCGTCTAG
- the infC gene encoding translation initiation factor IF-3, whose amino-acid sequence MSTEPRINDRIRVPEVRLVGPSGEQVGIVPLAKALELAQEYDLDLVEVAASARPPVCKLMDYGKFKYESAMKAREARKNQAHTVIKEMKLRPKIDPHDYDTKKGHVVRFLKQGDKVKITIMFRGREQSRPELGYRLLQRLAEDVADLGFVESNPKQDGRNMIMVLGPHKKKTEAMAEAREAQAARKAEAKANPGKSQNAAESEFDDENLADEDTVDEVETVEAPAEARADA is encoded by the coding sequence ATCAGCACCGAGCCCCGTATCAACGACCGGATTCGCGTTCCCGAAGTGCGACTTGTCGGTCCGAGCGGCGAGCAGGTCGGAATTGTTCCGCTTGCCAAGGCCCTTGAGCTTGCGCAGGAGTACGACCTGGACCTGGTCGAGGTTGCGGCGAGTGCACGTCCGCCGGTCTGCAAGCTCATGGACTACGGGAAGTTCAAGTACGAGTCGGCCATGAAGGCCCGTGAGGCGCGCAAGAACCAGGCGCACACGGTCATCAAGGAGATGAAGCTCCGGCCGAAGATCGACCCGCACGACTATGACACCAAGAAGGGTCACGTCGTCCGGTTCCTCAAGCAGGGTGACAAGGTCAAGATCACGATCATGTTCCGTGGTCGCGAGCAGTCCAGGCCGGAGCTCGGCTACCGACTGCTGCAGCGTCTCGCGGAGGACGTGGCCGACCTCGGGTTCGTCGAGTCGAACCCGAAGCAGGACGGCCGAAACATGATCATGGTGCTCGGCCCGCACAAGAAGAAGACCGAGGCGATGGCCGAGGCCCGTGAGGCCCAGGCCGCCCGCAAGGCGGAAGCGAAGGCCAACCCGGGCAAGTCGCAGAACGCCGCGGAGTCCGAGTTCGACGACGAGAACCTCGCGGACGAGGACACCGTCGACGAGGTCGAGACCGTCGAGGCCCCGGCCGAGGCTCGCGCCGACGCCTGA